A window from bacterium encodes these proteins:
- the fsa gene encoding fructose-6-phosphate aldolase, whose product MKFFLDTANIDEIREAASWGQIDGVTTNPSLIAKEGRDFKQVINEICAIVDGPISAEAISLDAEGMIREGREFAKWHPNVVVKLPMTIEGLKAAKVFKAEGIKTNVTLVFSANQALLAARAGATYISPFVGRLDDEGQDGMSLIAEIVEVFSNYDFDTQILVASIRHPMHVTDAAKLGADVCTMPYKVLKQMFHHPLTDVGIEKFLADWKKTAQAV is encoded by the coding sequence ATGAAGTTCTTTCTTGATACCGCGAACATCGACGAGATCCGCGAAGCCGCCAGCTGGGGGCAAATCGACGGGGTCACCACCAACCCGAGCCTGATCGCCAAGGAAGGCCGCGACTTCAAGCAGGTCATCAACGAGATCTGCGCCATCGTCGACGGTCCCATCAGCGCCGAGGCCATCAGCCTGGACGCCGAGGGGATGATCCGCGAGGGCCGCGAGTTCGCCAAGTGGCACCCCAACGTGGTCGTCAAGCTGCCCATGACCATCGAGGGCCTCAAGGCCGCCAAGGTCTTCAAGGCCGAGGGCATCAAGACCAACGTCACCCTCGTCTTCTCCGCCAACCAGGCGCTGCTTGCCGCTCGCGCCGGCGCGACCTACATCTCGCCCTTCGTCGGCCGCCTGGATGACGAAGGTCAGGACGGCATGAGCCTCATCGCCGAGATCGTCGAGGTCTTCTCCAACTACGACTTCGACACCCAGATCCTCGTCGCCTCGATCCGTCACCCCATGCACGTGACGGACGCCGCCAAGCTGGGCGCCGACGTCTGCACCATGCCCTACAAGGTCCTCAAGCAGATGTTCCACCACCCGCTGACGGACGTGGGCATCGAGAAGTTCCTGGCCGACTGGAAGAAGACCGCCCAGGCGGTCTAA